A region of Jaculus jaculus isolate mJacJac1 chromosome 16, mJacJac1.mat.Y.cur, whole genome shotgun sequence DNA encodes the following proteins:
- the Prkcd gene encoding protein kinase C delta type isoform X1, whose product MAPFLRIAFNSYELGSLQTEDEAGQPFCAVKMKEALCTERGKTLVQKKPTMYPEWKSTFDAHIYEGRVIQIVLMRAAEDPVSEVTVGVSVLAERCKKNHGKAEFWLDLQPQAKVLMSVQYFLEDGDCKQSMRSEDEAKFPTMNRRGAIKQAKIHYIKNHEFIATFFGQPTFCSVCKEFVWGLNKQGYKCRQCNAAIHKKCIDKIIGRCTGTAANSRDTIFQKERFNIDMPHRFKVYNYMSPTFCDHCGSLLWGLVKQGLKCEDCGMNVHHKCREKVANLCGINQKLLAEALNQVSQRSSRRLDSGPSENVGIYQGFEKKPGISGDDAPGEAGSNPPNKAPTPHQGTEKGVSSLSNNNGTYGKIWESSTRCNIENFTFHKVLGKGSFGKVLLAELKGKGQYFAVKYLKKDVVLIDDDVECTMVEKRVLALAWENPFLTHLICTFQTKDHLFFVMEFLSGGDLMYHIQDKGRFELYRATFYAAEIICGLQFLHSKGVIYRDLKLDNVMLDRDGHIKIADFGMCKENIFGENLASTFCGTPDYIAPEILQGLKYTFSVDWWSFGVLLYEMLIGQSPFHGDDEDELFESIRVDTPHYPRWITKESKDIMEKLFERDPVKRLGMTGNIRTHPFFKTINWTLLEKRKVEPPFRPKVKSPGDYSNFDQEFLNEKPRLSYSDKNLIDSMDQTAFAGFSFVNPKYEHLMDK is encoded by the exons ATGGCCCCATTCCTACGCATTGCCTTCAACTCCTATGAGCTGGGCTCCCTGCAGACCGAGGATGAGGCTGGCCAGCCCTTCTGTGCCGTGAAGATGAAGGAAGCACTCTGCACAG AGCGAGGGAAGACACTGGTACAGAAGAAGCCCACCATGTATCCTGAATGGAAGTCGACCTTTGATGCCCACATTTACGAGGGCCGTGTCATTCAGATTGTGCTGATGAGAGCAGCTGAGGACCCAGTGTCCGAGGTGACCGTGGGCGTGTCTGTGTTGGCTGAGCGCTGTAAGAAGAACCATGGCAAGGCTGAGTTCTGG CTGGACCTGCAGCCCCAGGCCAAGGTGCTGATGTCTGTGCAGTACTTCCTAGAGGATGGGG ATTGCAAACAGTCTATGCGCAGTGAGGACGAGGCCAAGTTCCCAACAATGAACCGCCGAGGAGCCATCAAACAAGCCAAAATCCACTACATCAAGAATCACGAGTTCATCGCTACCTTCTTTGGGCAGCCCACCTTTTGTTCTGTGTGCAAAGAGTTTGTCTG GGGCCTCAACAAGCAAGGCTACAAATGCAGGC AATGCAACGCTGCCATCCACAAGAAATGCATTGACAAGATCATCGGCCGGTGCACGGGCACTGCAGCCAACAGCCGGGATACCATA TTCCAGAAAGAACGCTTCAACATCGACATGCCACACCGGTTCAAGGTTTACAACTACATGAGCCCCACCTTCTGTGACCACTGTGGCAGCTTGCTCTGGGGGCTAGTGAAGCAAGGGTTAAAGTGTGAAG ACTGTGGCATGAACGTGCACCACAAATGCCGGGAGAAAGTGGCCAATCTGTGTGGCATCAACCAGAAGCTCTTGGCTGAGGCCTTGAACCAAGTCAGCCAG AGATCCTCCCGGAGGCTGGACTCAGGGCCATCAGAGAATGTTGGAATATACCAGGGTTTTGAGAAGAAGCCAGGAATCTCTGGGGATGATGCCCCAGGTGAAGCTGGGTCCAATCCCCCCAATAAAGCTCCCACTCCCCACCAGGGCACAGAAAAGGGCGTGTCTTCCTTGTCGA ACAACAATGGGACCTATGGTAAGATCTGGGAGAGCAGCACCCGGTGCAACATCGAGAACTTCACTTTCCACAAGGTCCTGGGCAAAGGCAGCTTTGGTAAG GTGCTGCTTGCAGAGCTGAAGGGCAAAGGGCAGTACTTCGCTGTCAAGTACCTTAAGAAGGACGTGGTACTGATTGATGACGACGTGGAGTGCACCATGGTGGAGAAGCGGGTGCTGGCGCTCGCCTGGGAAAATCCCTTTCTAACCCACCTCATCTGCACCTTCCAGACCAAG GACCATCTGTTCTTTGTGATGGAGTTCCTCAGTGGAGGGGATCTGATGTACCACATCCAGGACAAAGGCCGCTTCGAACTCTACCGGGCCAC GTTTTATGCAGCTGAGATAATCTGCGGGCTGCAGTTTCTACACAGCAAAGGGGTTATTTACAG GGACCTCAAGTTAGACAATGTGATGCTGGATCGTGATGGCCACATCAAGATTGCTGACTTCGGGATGTGCAAAGAGAACATATTTGGAGAGAACTTGGCCAGCACCTTCTGTGGCACCCCTGACTACATTGCCCCTGAG ATTTTGCAGGGCCTGAAGTACACATTCTCCGTGGACTGGTGGTCCTTCGGGGTTCTCCTCTATGAGATGCTCATTGGCCAGTCCCCCTTCCATGGTGATGATGAGGACGAACTTTTTGAGTCCATTCGGGTAGACACTCCGCATTATCCCCGCTGGATCACCAAGGAGTCCAAGGACATCATGGAAAAG CTGTTCGAGAGGGACCCAGTCAAGAGGTTGGGGATGACAGGAAACATCCGGACTCACCCCTTCTTTAAGACCATCAACTGGACCCTGCTGGAGAAGAGGAAGGTTGAGCCGCCCTTCAGGCCCAAAGTG
- the Prkcd gene encoding protein kinase C delta type isoform X2, whose amino-acid sequence MAPFLRIAFNSYELGSLQTEDEAGQPFCAVKMKEALCTERGKTLVQKKPTMYPEWKSTFDAHIYEGRVIQIVLMRAAEDPVSEVTVGVSVLAERCKKNHGKAEFWLDLQPQAKVLMSVQYFLEDGDCKQSMRSEDEAKFPTMNRRGAIKQAKIHYIKNHEFIATFFGQPTFCSVCKEFVWGLNKQGYKCRQCNAAIHKKCIDKIIGRCTGTAANSRDTIFQKERFNIDMPHRFKVYNYMSPTFCDHCGSLLWGLVKQGLKCEDCGMNVHHKCREKVANLCGINQKLLAEALNQVSQRSSRRLDSGPSENVGIYQGFEKKPGISGDDAPDNNGTYGKIWESSTRCNIENFTFHKVLGKGSFGKVLLAELKGKGQYFAVKYLKKDVVLIDDDVECTMVEKRVLALAWENPFLTHLICTFQTKDHLFFVMEFLSGGDLMYHIQDKGRFELYRATFYAAEIICGLQFLHSKGVIYRDLKLDNVMLDRDGHIKIADFGMCKENIFGENLASTFCGTPDYIAPEILQGLKYTFSVDWWSFGVLLYEMLIGQSPFHGDDEDELFESIRVDTPHYPRWITKESKDIMEKLFERDPVKRLGMTGNIRTHPFFKTINWTLLEKRKVEPPFRPKVKSPGDYSNFDQEFLNEKPRLSYSDKNLIDSMDQTAFAGFSFVNPKYEHLMDK is encoded by the exons ATGGCCCCATTCCTACGCATTGCCTTCAACTCCTATGAGCTGGGCTCCCTGCAGACCGAGGATGAGGCTGGCCAGCCCTTCTGTGCCGTGAAGATGAAGGAAGCACTCTGCACAG AGCGAGGGAAGACACTGGTACAGAAGAAGCCCACCATGTATCCTGAATGGAAGTCGACCTTTGATGCCCACATTTACGAGGGCCGTGTCATTCAGATTGTGCTGATGAGAGCAGCTGAGGACCCAGTGTCCGAGGTGACCGTGGGCGTGTCTGTGTTGGCTGAGCGCTGTAAGAAGAACCATGGCAAGGCTGAGTTCTGG CTGGACCTGCAGCCCCAGGCCAAGGTGCTGATGTCTGTGCAGTACTTCCTAGAGGATGGGG ATTGCAAACAGTCTATGCGCAGTGAGGACGAGGCCAAGTTCCCAACAATGAACCGCCGAGGAGCCATCAAACAAGCCAAAATCCACTACATCAAGAATCACGAGTTCATCGCTACCTTCTTTGGGCAGCCCACCTTTTGTTCTGTGTGCAAAGAGTTTGTCTG GGGCCTCAACAAGCAAGGCTACAAATGCAGGC AATGCAACGCTGCCATCCACAAGAAATGCATTGACAAGATCATCGGCCGGTGCACGGGCACTGCAGCCAACAGCCGGGATACCATA TTCCAGAAAGAACGCTTCAACATCGACATGCCACACCGGTTCAAGGTTTACAACTACATGAGCCCCACCTTCTGTGACCACTGTGGCAGCTTGCTCTGGGGGCTAGTGAAGCAAGGGTTAAAGTGTGAAG ACTGTGGCATGAACGTGCACCACAAATGCCGGGAGAAAGTGGCCAATCTGTGTGGCATCAACCAGAAGCTCTTGGCTGAGGCCTTGAACCAAGTCAGCCAG AGATCCTCCCGGAGGCTGGACTCAGGGCCATCAGAGAATGTTGGAATATACCAGGGTTTTGAGAAGAAGCCAGGAATCTCTGGGGATGATGCCCCAG ACAACAATGGGACCTATGGTAAGATCTGGGAGAGCAGCACCCGGTGCAACATCGAGAACTTCACTTTCCACAAGGTCCTGGGCAAAGGCAGCTTTGGTAAG GTGCTGCTTGCAGAGCTGAAGGGCAAAGGGCAGTACTTCGCTGTCAAGTACCTTAAGAAGGACGTGGTACTGATTGATGACGACGTGGAGTGCACCATGGTGGAGAAGCGGGTGCTGGCGCTCGCCTGGGAAAATCCCTTTCTAACCCACCTCATCTGCACCTTCCAGACCAAG GACCATCTGTTCTTTGTGATGGAGTTCCTCAGTGGAGGGGATCTGATGTACCACATCCAGGACAAAGGCCGCTTCGAACTCTACCGGGCCAC GTTTTATGCAGCTGAGATAATCTGCGGGCTGCAGTTTCTACACAGCAAAGGGGTTATTTACAG GGACCTCAAGTTAGACAATGTGATGCTGGATCGTGATGGCCACATCAAGATTGCTGACTTCGGGATGTGCAAAGAGAACATATTTGGAGAGAACTTGGCCAGCACCTTCTGTGGCACCCCTGACTACATTGCCCCTGAG ATTTTGCAGGGCCTGAAGTACACATTCTCCGTGGACTGGTGGTCCTTCGGGGTTCTCCTCTATGAGATGCTCATTGGCCAGTCCCCCTTCCATGGTGATGATGAGGACGAACTTTTTGAGTCCATTCGGGTAGACACTCCGCATTATCCCCGCTGGATCACCAAGGAGTCCAAGGACATCATGGAAAAG CTGTTCGAGAGGGACCCAGTCAAGAGGTTGGGGATGACAGGAAACATCCGGACTCACCCCTTCTTTAAGACCATCAACTGGACCCTGCTGGAGAAGAGGAAGGTTGAGCCGCCCTTCAGGCCCAAAGTG